The DNA region TTCAAGCCTATGTCGCTGCGTTGCTCTCCCTTCCTTTCTTCAGTGCTAtggggacctgtcaccaggtcagaagTGACCCGTTTGTGCTCTTTATTACTGCTGCTCCCCTGAatattctttttttaaatttgccaTATGGTCCCAGAGATACggactttttatttagtgctaatttttgtgGTCTTTTGAAGTGGGACGTGGTCACTAGATTCTCCTTAACGGGTCtttggctgctctgcattattaccccgtAAGCCATGACATTGTGTAATAAccctaaaaattagcactaaatgaaAAGGGCCCTATCTCTGGGACAgtatggtggattaaaaaaatggaattctCATCGGAACAGAGGGAATAAATTAAGAGTAAAAACTGGGCTCTTTTTacctgatgacaggtcctctttaaatggaGCCCCATGACCTATGGTGCTACCAGGCCCTTCCTGACTTCATTTTTGCAGCCAGGAAAGCACGGAGGAGACAGTGGTGGAACTGACACCAATCTAACAATATCAGTGGATAGATGAAGACTTGTTTAGACCAGGATATCCTTTTAATGGGGTTTTTTCTAGTCAACTGGGTTGTCTTGTGTTGTTTAGTCCAGTCTGTCCAGCAGTAACATTGCACATCACTCTTTTCTCCATCCTGTCCACCTCAGACATCCCCTGACTGTGTTATTCCAGTTGTCTTCTGTTTGCCTTGTCCTCTTGTTAGGTGATGAGGATGGGGTCACTACCAGTTTCTACAAGGTTTGCATTCATGCCCTATTAGCAGGGGGTGCCCAGCTGTTGTGCCGAGTCGTTTGCACTGCACGGAGGATTGAGAGGCTCCATTTTTGCACTGTTCTCCTCAGCATTATGTTCTGCTCCTGGTTTAGCCTCCTCATCATCGCAGCAACAGCAGCAACAGTCCAGGAAAGCCTGTCCTAGTGGTTTAGAGACGCATAAGAGGAGGACGGGTGTCACTGCAGACTTCAGGAATAAGAAAAACTGAGTGATAAGTGTCAAGAGGTTCTCAGGGAGGTCCAGATTGGTGTAGGCCACCAAGATATTGGTGATGTTTTCAGGAAGGATGCACACTCCATATACAATAGCTAACCCTGCCACAATCCAGCTCAGCTGACGCTGACACTGGCTATTTTTCATATTCTTTGTGTTTCCAACAATTCGCAAAGTCACCAGTAGTGATGTCATTGTAAAAAGGAGAGGTAGACAGAAGTAGCATCCAAGGAACCACCACATGCGGGCATGCTTGTATGTCAGCACTAGGGAGTGCAGAATCGGTAGCTGATCCGGAGAGGGATGCATCACACAGGAATCACTGATTAACCCTGACACTGGCGAACGCTCCTGGTTCAGCTGCCACAGTAGGATTTCAGGGAGCGCAAGAGTTAAGGAACCAATCCAGATAACCGCCACCTTTCCCAGGATGGATTGGCATTGCTCCACTGGCCGTGGAGGGAGCTGGGATGAAGTTATTGACTGAAAGCGATCTATGCCCAGAGCACATAGGGAGAATGTTGTAACTCCAAGGGAAGAAACCTAtaccagaaaaaataaaataaatacattttcgagCCTTGATTCAATTATGCCGATACTGACATAAGATTAGACATTAGTAGATTCAAAATTGCTGCTATAGAAATGTAATTAGTAACTAAAATTAGTAATCTGACAATTCACAAGTTGGCCACTGGGGCTATTGTAGACTCACACTTCCTGTTTTTTTCATGAAGCGTTTACAGCAGGTTCATTATCATCAAGGGCAGCATTACAACTCCAGGTAATACTTCTATGCAGAGCTGATAACACAGAAGCCCCGCGGCCCCATGTGTCCCAGCTGTTAGCCAGCCACAAGACGTGGGGGTTGCCACTGTTTGTCAGGCAATGCCTGCATGTTGTGTGGCAGTCACCAGTTTTTTGTGTATGAACCAATATCACCACCTTCCTCAGCGCCGGTGCTTCATTCCAGAAAGTTGTATATGATGTCCTGCCCTCCTTCCTTGTATGGGCCCAAGAACATGTTTGATTTACTCCTGGGGGACAATATATGGTGGGTCAGGACATTGGTGGTGGTATTGGTCAATACATAAAaaccctactgacaggttccctttaaggtggccTTGGTAGCATTTTCTACAAGTATAACCTATATTTGTGTGAAGATGGAAACACTGATTATGTTTGTGAAGAACCTAAAATGATCGCCCCATTTCATTTACCTGTAAAAAACACAAACTGAGCTGCATTTCGTCTCCCTGGCCCAGCATCGCGTCTCCAGCTTCTGTACCCGGCCTCTGTTGT from Ranitomeya variabilis isolate aRanVar5 chromosome 3, aRanVar5.hap1, whole genome shotgun sequence includes:
- the GPR37L1 gene encoding G-protein coupled receptor 37-like 1: MKLSGVLLDSLLFLLFLHLTNTRSSSCNEGSRHTGAVHAAAKTRVRRGSQGEGSKKDAGNVGYPRLIYSPTTGIPDVNRMQNGSSQSPTWGPKLKNALYPLSENSLSAYGVLLLSLVVFAVGIVGNLSIMCIVWHSLSMKSAWDSILAGVALWDFLLLFFCLPVVVFQEITHRRLLGVLSCRIVPFMEVSSLGVTTFSLCALGIDRFQSITSSQLPPRPVEQCQSILGKVAVIWIGSLTLALPEILLWQLNQERSPVSGLISDSCVMHPSPDQLPILHSLVLTYKHARMWWFLGCYFCLPLLFTMTSLLVTLRIVGNTKNMKNSQCQRQLSWIVAGLAIVYGVCILPENITNILVAYTNLDLPENLLTLITQFFLFLKSAVTPVLLLCVSKPLGQAFLDCCCCCCDDEEAKPGAEHNAEENSAKMEPLNPPCSANDSAQQLGTPC